One genomic segment of Dehalogenimonas alkenigignens includes these proteins:
- a CDS encoding pyridoxamine 5'-phosphate oxidase family protein produces MAKMSKEVIGLFQDPGVPKMVATISRAGELNVTPKTSMTAIDDETLAFADLYGRTTRTFKNLEETKKVAIVAMKLPVAQPFTTYQVKGTFQKYLTSGPVFDTFAKALKEAMGVTISGVGTVKVDAVYSQSPQDKGKLMA; encoded by the coding sequence ATGGCCAAGATGTCAAAAGAGGTTATTGGACTGTTTCAAGATCCCGGAGTCCCCAAGATGGTGGCAACGATAAGCCGTGCTGGTGAACTCAATGTCACCCCCAAAACGAGTATGACAGCAATTGACGACGAAACGCTTGCTTTCGCCGACTTGTACGGCCGCACCACAAGGACATTCAAGAATCTCGAGGAAACAAAAAAGGTGGCGATTGTGGCAATGAAATTGCCGGTTGCTCAACCATTCACCACTTACCAGGTTAAAGGCACCTTTCAGAAATACCTAACTTCTGGGCCAGTGTTTGATACATTCGCTAAGGCTCTCAAAGAAGCTATGGGGGTGACTATTAGTGGAGTCGGCACGGTTAAAGTGGATGCCGTATATTCCCAGTCACCGCAGGATAAGGGGAAGCTAATGGCTTAG
- a CDS encoding Crp/Fnr family transcriptional regulator has translation MTYLNCMADMWLFESLEEREKGEIRKLFRRPEYLKDEYLVTKGRVKLIKTSEYGKEIVLGYLTANQLFGEEVLFDDSLRTFGAVAEEDSRLCSCYKSDFEGFLTQNSQLSLKVIKTLGDKIRRITEQLADVAIYDTRSSLCRTLARLATEHGQETLDGMKLNFRLTHDDLGALVGASRVMVTNVMKSLKLAGIVKDDFDHKLVVSKWFLSEPLSKETLPIKGHTASCDCFQRTQ, from the coding sequence ATGACGTACTTGAACTGTATGGCGGATATGTGGCTATTTGAATCTCTGGAAGAGCGAGAAAAGGGAGAAATCCGTAAACTTTTTCGACGGCCAGAATATCTTAAGGACGAATACCTGGTGACTAAAGGCAGGGTGAAACTGATAAAGACCTCGGAGTATGGTAAGGAAATTGTCCTTGGGTATTTGACCGCCAATCAATTGTTTGGGGAAGAAGTTCTCTTCGATGATTCGTTACGCACCTTTGGTGCCGTTGCCGAGGAGGACTCTCGGCTATGTTCCTGTTATAAGAGTGATTTTGAGGGATTCCTTACGCAGAATAGCCAACTATCGCTAAAAGTGATTAAAACCCTGGGAGACAAGATTAGGCGGATAACCGAGCAACTGGCCGACGTCGCTATTTATGACACCCGCTCCAGCCTTTGTCGCACATTAGCTCGGCTTGCCACGGAACACGGCCAGGAAACCCTAGATGGGATGAAACTGAACTTCAGGTTGACTCATGATGATCTTGGCGCCTTGGTTGGGGCCTCCCGGGTCATGGTTACAAACGTTATGAAGTCACTTAAACTTGCCGGCATTGTGAAGGACGATTTCGATCACAAGTTGGTGGTAAGTAAATGGTTTTTAAGTGAACCTTTGTCAAAAGAAACCCTCCCTATTAAGGGTCACACTGCGAGCTGCGATTGTTTCCAGAGGACTCAATAA